A genome region from Leptospira stimsonii includes the following:
- a CDS encoding thioredoxin-like domain-containing protein, producing the protein MKDIIKKTANIAFWILLFLTITIGISVFKASDLKPSVSLNGMEQTNGEKFDSQNRVSVVYFWATWCGVCSTNLPLVQWYSSLLEKNDRFSFVSVEEGEDALKLSNYIRERDIRFKVIPGNSKFLNEWKVNAFPAFFILDRNGVIRFADTGIMNPLSLFLRIWISSFFY; encoded by the coding sequence ATGAAAGACATTATAAAAAAAACGGCAAACATCGCTTTCTGGATTCTTCTTTTTCTTACGATTACAATCGGAATTTCCGTTTTTAAGGCCTCCGATTTAAAACCTTCCGTTTCCTTAAACGGTATGGAGCAAACAAACGGAGAAAAATTCGATTCTCAAAATCGGGTTTCCGTCGTTTACTTTTGGGCGACATGGTGCGGAGTCTGTTCCACAAATCTCCCCTTGGTTCAATGGTATTCCAGTCTTTTGGAAAAGAACGATCGATTCTCTTTCGTATCCGTAGAAGAAGGAGAAGACGCTCTGAAACTTTCCAATTATATCCGAGAACGGGACATACGATTCAAAGTGATTCCGGGAAATTCTAAATTCTTAAATGAATGGAAAGTGAATGCGTTTCCTGCATTTTTTATTTTAGACAGAAACGGTGTGATCCGATTTGCGGATACCGGAATCATGAATCCTCTCAGTTTATTTCTAAGAATTTGGATCTCCTCTTTTTTCTATTAA
- the eutC gene encoding ethanolamine ammonia-lyase subunit EutC produces MDWKDWKQWTTARIGLGRAGVSLPTKEILRFRLDHARARDAVWAEVDFTAVSDFFSERKIPSLVIQSKAISREEYLARPDLGKKVSSQSFQKLEQFRESRSNFSKDFDLSLVISDGLSASAIRDSLLPFLEIFLPSLENSKIEMSPVTIVKNGRVAIGDEIGEFWNSKAVIILIGERPGLSTENSLGLYLTYHPSSGLTDERRNCISNIRLEGMSFSDASRKALYLLDLSLRKQLSGVHLKDEEAPSLSENRKIE; encoded by the coding sequence ATGGATTGGAAAGACTGGAAACAATGGACGACGGCAAGGATCGGTTTAGGGCGAGCCGGAGTTTCGCTTCCTACAAAGGAGATTCTTCGATTTCGTTTGGATCACGCCAGGGCGAGGGACGCGGTTTGGGCGGAAGTCGATTTCACCGCCGTTTCCGATTTTTTTTCAGAAAGGAAAATTCCTTCTCTTGTGATTCAGTCAAAAGCGATTTCGAGAGAAGAATACTTAGCCAGACCCGATTTGGGTAAAAAGGTTTCTTCCCAAAGTTTTCAAAAATTAGAACAATTCCGAGAAAGTCGTTCTAATTTTTCCAAAGACTTCGATCTAAGCCTCGTGATTTCGGACGGTCTTTCTGCGAGTGCGATCAGAGATTCTCTTCTTCCCTTTTTGGAAATTTTTTTACCTTCCTTGGAAAATTCTAAAATTGAGATGAGTCCGGTTACGATCGTCAAAAACGGAAGGGTTGCCATAGGAGACGAGATCGGCGAATTTTGGAATTCAAAGGCAGTCATTATTTTGATCGGAGAAAGACCCGGGCTTTCCACGGAAAATAGCTTAGGTCTCTATTTGACATATCATCCGTCCAGCGGACTTACCGATGAAAGACGGAATTGTATTTCTAACATTCGTCTCGAGGGAATGTCCTTTTCGGACGCTTCCAGGAAAGCTTTGTATCTACTTGATCTTTCGCTACGGAAACAACTTTCAGGAGTCCACCTCAAAGACGAAGAAGCTCCTTCTCTTTCTGAGAATCGTAAAATCGAATAG
- a CDS encoding type II toxin-antitoxin system VapC family toxin — MIVDTSALLAILLQEEEQEKFVLSIVSTPNSRMSVANYLEAAVRTDRLKDPVLSRLLDEAIAKLKIALEPVTVEQIRLARDAYKDFGKGSGHPAGLNFGDCFAYALAKDQRAPLLFKGEDFFHTDVERAKTF; from the coding sequence TTGATCGTAGATACTTCCGCATTGCTCGCGATTCTTCTCCAAGAAGAAGAACAGGAAAAGTTTGTCCTCTCGATCGTTTCTACTCCGAATTCTCGAATGTCGGTTGCAAATTATTTGGAAGCCGCGGTTCGAACCGATCGCCTCAAAGATCCGGTACTTTCCCGCTTGTTGGATGAAGCTATCGCAAAATTGAAAATTGCATTGGAACCTGTGACCGTCGAACAAATTCGACTGGCTCGGGACGCTTACAAAGATTTCGGGAAAGGAAGCGGACATCCTGCGGGTTTGAATTTCGGAGATTGTTTTGCGTACGCGCTTGCGAAGGACCAACGAGCGCCTCTTTTGTTTAAAGGAGAAGATTTTTTTCACACAGATGTGGAGCGCGCAAAGACCTTTTGA
- a CDS encoding type II toxin-antitoxin system VapB family antitoxin has translation MALSIKDPETDLLARKLASLTGETLTEAITNALRERLDRMEHNLNVHFSLDEIYEISRRFRERIQQPFSSLDHGEELYNQEGLPD, from the coding sequence ATGGCGCTCAGCATCAAAGACCCCGAAACGGATTTATTAGCGAGAAAATTAGCCTCGCTGACAGGGGAAACGTTGACTGAGGCCATCACAAATGCACTTCGGGAAAGGTTAGATCGGATGGAACACAATCTGAACGTTCATTTTTCTTTGGATGAGATCTATGAAATCTCACGTCGTTTTCGAGAACGGATTCAACAACCGTTTTCTTCTTTGGATCACGGGGAAGAGCTCTATAATCAGGAAGGATTGCCGGATTGA
- a CDS encoding ethanolamine ammonia-lyase subunit EutB, producing MDYRIRIQNRHYQFSDLKSVLAKASPLRSGDILAGIGATSYEERVAAQLILSDLPLTLFLQELLIPYEEDEVTRLIVDSHDANAFSSISSLSVGEFREFLLNEKTDSEVLRKLAFGITPEMAAAVSKLCSIQDLICIAKKCRVVTKFRNTIGLPGRLSVRLQPNHPTDDLKGISAGILDGLLLGSGDAVIGINPATDNLPSVHSLLNLLDALIQKYEIPTQSCVLSHITTTLELIRRGAPVDLVFQSIGGSQKLNDSFGVDLKLIEEAREAALSLKRGTIGENVLYFETGQGAGLSADAHFDVDQQTLETRAYAVARKFSPLLVNTVVGFIGPEYLYNGKQILRAGMEDHFCGKLLGLPMGVDVCYTNHAEADGDDMDTLLTLLGVAGCNYIMGVPGADDVMLSYQSTSFHDALYLRQVLGLKPAPEFEEWLTQKGILDSNLIPLDQKLQTGLLSDLETLAG from the coding sequence GTGGATTATCGAATTCGAATTCAAAATCGACATTATCAGTTTTCTGATCTGAAAAGCGTACTCGCAAAGGCGAGTCCGCTTCGCTCAGGAGATATTTTAGCGGGAATCGGAGCTACGAGTTATGAAGAACGAGTCGCGGCTCAGTTGATTCTTTCCGATCTTCCCTTGACCTTATTTTTGCAGGAACTTCTGATTCCGTATGAGGAAGATGAGGTGACTCGATTGATCGTCGACAGTCATGACGCAAACGCCTTTTCCTCGATTTCTTCTCTCAGCGTCGGAGAATTCAGAGAATTCTTATTAAATGAAAAAACGGATTCCGAAGTGCTTCGAAAGCTCGCCTTTGGAATCACTCCGGAAATGGCCGCCGCTGTTTCCAAACTCTGCTCGATTCAGGATTTGATCTGCATTGCAAAGAAGTGCAGAGTTGTGACAAAATTTAGAAATACGATCGGACTTCCGGGTAGACTTTCCGTTCGATTGCAACCCAATCATCCGACGGACGATCTCAAAGGAATCTCCGCAGGAATCTTGGATGGTCTTCTTTTGGGAAGTGGAGACGCAGTTATTGGAATCAATCCGGCGACGGACAATCTTCCATCCGTACATTCTCTCCTCAATCTTTTGGATGCGCTGATTCAGAAGTATGAAATCCCCACTCAGAGTTGTGTGCTCAGTCATATCACGACCACTCTTGAATTGATTCGACGCGGAGCTCCGGTGGATCTTGTTTTCCAATCCATTGGCGGTAGTCAAAAGCTGAATGATAGTTTCGGAGTTGATTTGAAATTGATCGAAGAAGCGCGAGAAGCGGCTCTTTCCCTGAAACGTGGAACGATCGGCGAGAACGTTCTATATTTTGAAACGGGACAAGGCGCCGGACTTTCTGCGGACGCGCACTTTGACGTGGATCAGCAAACCTTGGAAACAAGAGCCTATGCGGTTGCCAGAAAATTCTCACCTCTTCTTGTGAACACGGTCGTCGGTTTTATCGGACCTGAATACCTCTACAATGGCAAACAAATTCTCCGGGCAGGAATGGAAGATCATTTCTGCGGTAAACTTCTCGGTCTTCCGATGGGAGTCGACGTTTGTTACACGAATCACGCGGAGGCGGACGGAGATGATATGGATACGTTACTCACTCTCTTGGGAGTTGCTGGTTGCAATTATATCATGGGCGTTCCCGGAGCGGACGACGTGATGCTCTCTTATCAAAGCACTTCCTTTCACGACGCGTTGTATCTTCGACAAGTGCTCGGATTGAAACCAGCACCGGAATTCGAAGAATGGCTGACCCAAAAAGGAATTCTGGATTCGAATTTGATTCCTCTGGATCAAAAACTCCAAACGGGACTTTTATCCGACTTGGAAACGTTGGCTGGTTAA
- a CDS encoding TrkH family potassium uptake protein → MHPLKLFKRNVNRIAKAFLLLSVARTLCLGFAMAILAGSFAIYVTESGRLSYTNSLYIATSSICVTGLSPVLLSELQRPTQLIMMFLIQIGGLGIITFTVLIGVLVVRGLSRSTRLASFVYEATDAHLAKKMREKNQGHNHSGVVAPGKKKSEAEASYVRRMLLSLFNISLSIEAVGAILLYLYMPETDRLPGTPNRFFLSLFTSVSAFNNAGFSIVDDLSFLAKDPISLLIIQFLIVMGGIGFPVIIFIEKSILEIIQKFMSKIETVTETFMMRRTMLLGVDPPGWFIFVIATSVRLEERLELYRKELFGDANRLQMSIIVFGSLILIHIGGLSILLIEYNNLETIGKMDFADKLFNSFFLSVSSRTAGFNTFDITEIRSATYVLLCSLMFIGGGPQGAAGGIKITTFFILILYLKNVISPQTRVQAWGEDVSKNSVAISTRIYFLATISLVIFMFLITLANGNKHGIETIFFEVMSAFGTVGLSLGMTPYTNDIEKYLYIALMFMGRVGTFTLLIAFTGHSGLGDLGSKDDGLKIQVG, encoded by the coding sequence AATCGCGAAAGCATTTCTTTTGTTGTCGGTTGCAAGAACTCTTTGTCTCGGATTTGCAATGGCGATTCTGGCCGGCTCCTTTGCCATCTATGTTACCGAATCGGGTCGCCTCAGTTATACCAATTCCCTTTATATCGCAACGTCTTCCATTTGTGTCACCGGACTTTCTCCTGTTCTTCTTTCGGAACTCCAGAGACCGACTCAGCTGATTATGATGTTTCTCATCCAGATCGGTGGATTGGGAATCATAACGTTCACGGTTTTGATCGGCGTCTTAGTCGTGAGAGGTCTTTCTCGAAGCACACGTTTGGCTTCCTTTGTTTACGAGGCTACGGACGCTCATCTTGCGAAAAAAATGAGAGAGAAGAATCAGGGGCATAATCATTCCGGAGTAGTCGCTCCCGGTAAGAAGAAGTCGGAAGCGGAAGCCTCCTACGTAAGAAGAATGCTTCTTTCACTTTTTAATATTTCTCTTTCAATCGAGGCCGTCGGTGCGATTCTTCTTTACCTTTATATGCCGGAAACGGATCGCCTTCCTGGAACTCCGAATCGATTTTTTTTGAGTTTGTTCACTTCGGTTTCCGCTTTTAACAACGCGGGCTTTTCTATCGTGGACGATTTGAGTTTTCTTGCGAAAGATCCGATTTCTCTTTTGATCATCCAATTCTTAATCGTAATGGGTGGAATCGGATTTCCCGTGATTATCTTCATCGAAAAATCGATCTTAGAAATTATTCAGAAGTTCATGAGCAAAATCGAAACCGTCACTGAGACGTTTATGATGCGGAGAACGATGCTTTTGGGCGTGGACCCTCCCGGATGGTTTATCTTTGTGATCGCGACTTCCGTTCGTCTGGAAGAACGTTTGGAATTGTATCGAAAAGAATTGTTCGGAGACGCGAATCGGTTGCAGATGAGCATCATCGTATTCGGATCTTTGATCTTGATTCATATCGGTGGACTTTCGATTCTTCTAATTGAATACAACAATCTGGAAACGATTGGAAAGATGGATTTTGCGGATAAGTTGTTTAATTCTTTCTTTTTATCCGTTTCTTCGAGGACTGCCGGTTTTAACACGTTCGATATTACCGAAATCAGAAGTGCGACGTATGTTCTTCTTTGTTCTTTGATGTTTATCGGAGGAGGTCCTCAAGGAGCCGCCGGCGGGATCAAGATCACGACGTTCTTTATATTAATCTTATATTTGAAAAATGTAATTAGTCCTCAGACTCGAGTACAAGCTTGGGGAGAAGACGTTTCTAAAAATTCGGTCGCGATTTCGACTCGAATCTATTTTCTCGCGACGATTTCTCTCGTAATCTTTATGTTTTTGATTACCCTCGCGAATGGAAACAAGCACGGAATCGAAACGATCTTCTTCGAAGTCATGTCCGCATTTGGGACCGTCGGTTTGAGTCTTGGAATGACCCCGTACACGAATGACATTGAAAAATATCTTTATATCGCCCTGATGTTCATGGGGCGGGTCGGAACCTTTACTCTCCTGATTGCCTTCACCGGACACTCCGGACTCGGAGATTTGGGAAGTAAGGACGACGGCTTGAAGATTCAAGTCGGATAA
- a CDS encoding decaprenyl-phosphate phosphoribosyltransferase, whose protein sequence is MLLQYLKLLRIHQWIKNVIIFAGIIFAKKLTDPESLQRVVSAFFLFSLVASCQYVINDYLDRKEDALHPEKKHRPLASGKLDPSFALFITAIILPLSLILAYLLHPVFFGLVAFYLVFNVLYSKFLKHMVILDVMSISIGFVIRAIAGSVIIHVSFSSWLLLCTFMLALFWGFSKRRGELIILEGNAKGHRKILDEYSTSFLDMMLGIVATMTLMSYVLYVTSPTTIANLGTDQMIYTIPIVVYAIFRSLYIIYIKNMGHNPTKAILSDWGVLVAGAIWVALVIAIMYSGFGKGVRFDL, encoded by the coding sequence ATGCTTTTACAGTATTTGAAATTGCTCCGGATCCATCAATGGATCAAAAACGTAATCATTTTTGCGGGCATCATATTTGCAAAAAAATTAACCGATCCGGAATCTCTTCAACGAGTCGTCTCCGCCTTCTTTTTATTTTCACTCGTCGCTAGTTGTCAATATGTGATCAACGATTATTTGGATCGCAAAGAAGACGCGCTTCATCCCGAGAAAAAACACAGACCGCTTGCATCCGGGAAATTGGATCCTTCGTTTGCCTTATTTATTACCGCGATCATTCTTCCTTTGTCCTTGATTCTCGCCTATCTTTTGCACCCGGTCTTTTTCGGACTGGTCGCCTTTTATCTCGTCTTTAACGTTTTGTACAGTAAGTTTCTAAAACATATGGTGATCTTGGACGTGATGAGCATCAGTATCGGTTTTGTGATTCGCGCGATCGCCGGTTCTGTGATCATTCATGTTTCTTTTTCTTCCTGGCTACTTCTTTGTACATTTATGTTGGCGCTTTTTTGGGGTTTTTCCAAGAGAAGGGGAGAACTCATTATTTTGGAAGGCAACGCCAAAGGTCACAGAAAAATTTTGGACGAATATTCCACGAGTTTTTTGGATATGATGTTGGGAATCGTAGCAACGATGACTCTCATGAGTTACGTCCTTTACGTCACGAGCCCGACAACAATTGCGAATCTCGGAACCGATCAGATGATCTATACGATTCCGATCGTTGTGTATGCGATCTTTCGATCCCTCTATATCATTTATATTAAGAATATGGGACACAACCCTACGAAGGCGATTCTTTCCGATTGGGGTGTTTTGGTCGCAGGCGCGATTTGGGTGGCGTTGGTCATCGCGATTATGTATTCCGGTTTCGGAAAAGGCGTTCGTTTCGATCTTTGA
- a CDS encoding DUF1566 domain-containing protein, whose protein sequence is MRTDFSFRPFLISFLFVFIIVSNCKEKTPDNACDPSSDTFLEAAILSSASGNLFPVCAPAPQSFSYPKAVFANGSPISLVPSVVGTGLSYSVSPALPTGVVLDSFNGLISGSYIGYAGVDTIYQIKASNSSGSLTYSLELILFGPAPLKTGQTVCSDSAGIAIACSGTKQDGELQNGSTPSFSGPNLINGTDYTTTDLLTGLIWKSCNEGLSGSTCGSGALSSLSWVASDLACSNLNGGSGYANRTDWRLPSVKDLGTILNYDGSGPASYASFFPATSASGHWTSTPFFPLNTTDSWYVSFTDGVVRETINGNTNPLRCVSGSTIPSPLFKDNGDSTVTDVNTGLIWAQCSAGLSGSGCATGAVSFPNWTTALLTCNSLSLSGRVWRLPSINELRSLTNLSLSNPILNSVYFPGTFNGNYWTSTTYTNPLNAWTIDFGPGYVDSVSKAATGAVRCVATGP, encoded by the coding sequence ATGCGAACCGATTTTTCCTTTCGACCTTTTCTTATTTCGTTCCTCTTTGTTTTTATTATAGTTTCCAATTGTAAGGAAAAGACTCCGGATAATGCGTGCGACCCTTCTTCTGACACTTTCTTAGAAGCGGCGATCCTCAGTTCCGCTTCCGGAAATTTATTTCCAGTTTGTGCGCCTGCGCCGCAGTCCTTCTCTTACCCTAAAGCGGTTTTTGCGAACGGAAGTCCGATCAGTTTGGTTCCGAGTGTCGTTGGGACCGGTTTGAGTTATTCCGTTTCCCCTGCGCTTCCCACGGGAGTCGTTTTGGATTCTTTCAATGGATTGATTTCGGGGTCTTACATCGGTTATGCGGGAGTCGACACGATCTATCAGATTAAGGCTTCGAATTCTTCCGGAAGTTTAACGTATTCTTTGGAATTGATTCTATTCGGCCCCGCACCTTTGAAGACAGGGCAAACTGTGTGCTCCGATTCCGCCGGAATCGCGATCGCTTGCTCCGGTACAAAACAAGACGGAGAATTACAAAATGGATCCACGCCTAGTTTTTCCGGTCCCAATTTGATAAACGGAACGGATTATACGACCACGGATCTTTTGACCGGTTTGATTTGGAAGAGTTGTAACGAAGGTTTATCCGGTTCTACCTGTGGAAGCGGGGCTCTGAGTTCTCTGAGTTGGGTAGCGTCGGACTTAGCATGTTCCAATCTCAACGGGGGAAGCGGCTATGCAAATCGAACCGATTGGAGACTTCCGAGTGTAAAAGATTTGGGTACGATTTTGAATTACGACGGATCCGGTCCCGCGTCTTACGCATCCTTCTTCCCCGCGACGAGCGCCTCCGGTCATTGGACTTCTACTCCTTTTTTTCCTTTGAACACAACGGACAGCTGGTATGTTTCCTTCACGGATGGGGTTGTGCGCGAAACAATAAACGGAAATACAAATCCACTTCGTTGTGTTTCCGGTTCGACGATCCCAAGTCCACTTTTCAAAGACAACGGGGATTCTACGGTGACGGACGTAAACACCGGTCTGATCTGGGCTCAGTGTAGCGCGGGGTTATCGGGAAGCGGATGCGCGACAGGAGCCGTATCGTTTCCAAATTGGACCACAGCACTTCTCACTTGCAACTCATTGAGTTTGTCCGGTCGAGTCTGGCGCCTGCCTTCCATCAATGAACTGAGAAGTTTGACGAATCTTAGTCTTTCAAATCCAATTCTCAATTCAGTTTATTTCCCGGGAACGTTCAATGGAAATTATTGGACTTCGACTACGTACACAAATCCGTTAAACGCTTGGACGATCGATTTTGGACCGGGATATGTGGATAGTGTT